Below is a window of Candidatus Poribacteria bacterium DNA.
CCGATTTGCTCCAACGCATCACGTGAGGGTTGCCACTCCAGCAATTTTTGAATATGTGCGTTATCCTCACCGCGGACGTTGACGTGCTGTCCTTGATAGATAACATCTTCGGGTTCCACGTGCCCTGCGATAAGTCGTTCCGATTCGTCTCGAAGTTCCTGTAGAAATTCCGCTGTCAGAACATCATCAACAACACAGAACCCCTCTTCAATCATCTGTTCCCGTTTTTCTAAAGCGACTTCAGGTGTCATTGCACGCTCCTTTAACTATAAATGTGATTCTGAAATTGACGCCAGTAAGGTACAATTTATTCTATACGAATTCGTAGGAGAAAACAACAATTTTTTGTTCGTCATATCCGTTTCCGTTTCGCTATAGCAATGAATCTTGACCGACTTCACATTTTATGTTATACTTTGAAAAAAATAGGAGACAAGCAGATGATCACTCAGGAAGACCTCCAACAAACCTATCAGAAAGGCAGGCTTAGCACATGAAAACCGCAGGACGTACAATCAATATTCCGAAACTGGAAATCTCCGATCAGGAACGTGCAGAAAATAAACTCACACCAGAAAGCGTCGATGCAGGCGTCCGTCTGTTGCGCGAGGCAGGATTGGTCGTTATTGAAAGCGTGCTCCCACGCGATTGGATCGCGGAACTTGACGTCGCTATGGAAACCGTGCTGAGCAATGAAGAGAACGGTCATGAAGGTGAACACCCAATGTTGAAAATGCCGTTCATGGATCCGCGCATCATTGATAGTCCGTTCGCGATGCCGATTCTGAAAGCGGCGATGGGTGAAAAAGTGTACGCGTATCTGCCTTACGGTTGTAACTCAACTCGTCCTGGTAACGAAATTCAATGGATTCATCGAGATTCGGGACAACTCTTCCCTGAACTCCCGTTTGCCCTGCCGGTTTCAACGATTGTCGTTAACATTCCGCTTGTTGATTTCACAGTGGAAAACGGCGCGACAGAGGTGTGGCCCGGATCACATCTTATTATTGATGACGAGGCGGTGCGTAACTCCCCATACAACGTCTGTGAACCGGAACGCGCCGCAAATTACCCGTCATTTCAGTTAGAGATGCCTGCGGGTTCAGTCGTCGTGCGTGATATGCGATGCTGGCACCGGGCAATGCCGAATCGGACAAAAAATACTGTCCGGCACATGCTTGCACTCGTCTATTTTCGACGGTTTCACCATGCCCCCGACGCCCCGGGAATCTTCCGCGCACGGATTCCAAAAGAGATATGGAACACCATGTCTGAGGACGCACAAGAGGTCTATCGGTTCCAGACCCACGATTGAGGAGAAATATGAAACGAACATTGTTAATTCATCCCGACATGCCTGAGATTGACAGAGAGCACGGTTTTTCGAATATTAATGGACCGTCACTCGTTCGCGTGCCAGAATGGGTAAAAAACCCTATGGGAAAATACTACCTCTACTTCGCACATCATCGCGGTGCCTATATCCGATTGGCTTATGCCGATGCAGTTGAAGGTCTCTACACCATCTATCGTCCGGGGGCGTTGCATCGGGACAATACAGTGTTTCAGGGACGCGACCACATCGCCTCGCCGGATGTCCACATAGATGAAGAAAATCGTCGTTTCTTTATGTATTTTCACGGAACCTACGGGGGCGGGCAGGCAAGCTGTTGGGCGACCTCCACTGACGGCGTGAATTATATCGCTTCGGATACACTGGATAAACGGAACGGTGCCTATTTTCGAGTCTTTTGGTGGCAGGGACACCCCTACGCGACGTATCACGGGTGGATAAGTCGTGCGGAAACACCGGAATGGACATCAGGGTTCATTCCGCGAGATACGCCGCTCTTTCCTCGTAAATCCGCTGAAGACAACACCGGTTTCCCGCGCCACACAGCGAACCTCCTTGAAGAGGATACCTTGACGGTCTATTATTCACTTTACGGCGATAGTCCTGAGCGGATCCGTAAAAGCACTGTGCAGTTGACAGACGATTGGAACGATTGGCATCCATCTGAACCGGCAGAAGTCATCGCGCCAAAATACGATTTTGAGGGCGCGGATCTACCGATTAGACCTTCGACGGGTGGGTTAGATCGCGAACGCGTGCATGAACTTCGCGACCCTGCTATCTATTGTGAGGATGGAAAAACGTGGATGCTTTATTCGGTCGCAGGCGAACAAGGTATTGCAATGATTCGCCTATGATGGGAGTTAATCAGGACCTATGTAAAACGTAGTCTTTTCGTCTACAAACCGCTACCCTTTGGCCTCTGGAAGCCTGTAAACACCCCGTCGAATTTTTACAATTTTACCGAGCCCCACAAGGCGCGTGAGTTCCGTATTTATTGCTTTTGGGTGTCCTCGAATCGCCTCCGTGAGTTCCGGTGTTTTTTTCTCGCCATTGGTGAGAAGTTCGAGAATTTGCTCGCGGAAAGTAACACGTGCCTTCCCACCCCTCATCCTTTGTAACATTCGGTTCGCTTGCCTTGGGGAACATCCGAGAACCCGCTCTACTTCCATTCTGCTGGATTCAACTGTCAGATTGTCGCGTTCGATCTCAAATCGTTGACGTATCGCTATCGCCTCCGAGAGTTTGTCTAACCCACCGGCGACATCAAAATCTCTCCAGTCAAATAGGAGCGTTTCAGGTCTGTCGGTGATATCAGGGATTCGGAACCCCGTAATCAACATAACCGTCTTGTTTGCCGAACGGTGCAGTTGAACCAGTTCCAT
It encodes the following:
- a CDS encoding phytanoyl-CoA dioxygenase family protein is translated as MKTAGRTINIPKLEISDQERAENKLTPESVDAGVRLLREAGLVVIESVLPRDWIAELDVAMETVLSNEENGHEGEHPMLKMPFMDPRIIDSPFAMPILKAAMGEKVYAYLPYGCNSTRPGNEIQWIHRDSGQLFPELPFALPVSTIVVNIPLVDFTVENGATEVWPGSHLIIDDEAVRNSPYNVCEPERAANYPSFQLEMPAGSVVVRDMRCWHRAMPNRTKNTVRHMLALVYFRRFHHAPDAPGIFRARIPKEIWNTMSEDAQEVYRFQTHD